In Blastopirellula sediminis, the following proteins share a genomic window:
- a CDS encoding NADH-quinone oxidoreductase subunit A — protein sequence MTLSTTIVGYLLLFGGVGMGFVLFNIVLGMFLRPNNPSEEKQEIYECGEPTIGSSFVQFDLRFYVVALLFIIFDVEVAFFFPWAVVFGKSAQLSDPSAPVVNESVENGVTLAPAVIGLHREFGLPESLNDEVAAGTVSTNTVRDGARSLLWTCLADIGVFFAVLLMGFAYVWKRGDLDWVRAITEATRAGPESAVRSTTARRQQAAQSR from the coding sequence ATGACACTTTCTACGACGATCGTCGGCTACCTGCTGTTGTTTGGCGGCGTCGGTATGGGGTTCGTCCTCTTCAATATCGTGTTGGGGATGTTTTTGCGCCCCAACAATCCGAGCGAGGAAAAGCAGGAAATCTACGAGTGCGGCGAACCGACCATCGGCTCGAGCTTCGTTCAGTTCGACCTTCGTTTTTATGTGGTCGCGCTGCTGTTCATCATCTTCGACGTCGAAGTCGCGTTCTTCTTTCCTTGGGCGGTTGTCTTTGGGAAGTCGGCGCAGCTGTCCGATCCGAGCGCTCCGGTGGTCAACGAGAGCGTGGAGAATGGAGTGACCCTCGCGCCGGCGGTCATCGGTTTGCATCGCGAGTTCGGTTTGCCCGAATCGCTGAATGACGAAGTCGCCGCCGGGACCGTTTCGACCAATACGGTGCGCGATGGCGCCCGCTCGCTTTTGTGGACCTGTTTGGCCGACATCGGCGTTTTCTTCGCCGTCCTGTTAATGGGGTTCGCCTACGTGTGGAAGCGGGGTGATCTCGATTGGGTGCGGGCTATCACCGAAGCGACGCGAGCCGGGCCTGAATCTGCGGTTCGCTCCACTACGGCCCGGCGGCAACAAGCGGCCCAGTCGCGATAG
- a CDS encoding NADH-quinone oxidoreductase subunit C: MSGKQTIERLQKRFGDQLTHVEPAAIDPWVEVSPSSLVEVCRYLRDAEELRLNYCNSISVVDYCDPNAKPGGKSAWEPHLEVVYHLSSIQYKTTFVVKVMLPRWKDDVQGMLPEVPSVSGVWSTADWHEREAYDLSGVWFTGHPNLERILCPEDWVGHPLRKDYEMPLEYHGIRGR; the protein is encoded by the coding sequence ATGAGCGGAAAACAAACGATCGAGCGGCTGCAAAAGCGATTCGGCGATCAGCTGACGCATGTCGAGCCGGCGGCGATTGATCCGTGGGTGGAAGTGAGTCCCAGCAGTTTGGTCGAGGTCTGCCGCTATCTGCGCGACGCGGAAGAGTTGCGGCTGAACTACTGCAACTCCATCTCGGTCGTCGACTACTGCGATCCGAATGCGAAACCGGGGGGCAAGTCGGCCTGGGAGCCGCATCTGGAGGTGGTCTATCACTTGTCCAGCATTCAGTACAAGACGACGTTCGTCGTGAAGGTGATGCTGCCGCGCTGGAAAGATGACGTGCAGGGAATGCTACCGGAAGTTCCCAGCGTTTCCGGCGTCTGGAGCACCGCCGACTGGCACGAGCGGGAAGCGTACGATCTGTCAGGCGTCTGGTTTACCGGGCATCCGAACCTTGAGCGGATCTTGTGTCCGGAAGATTGGGTCGGGCATCCCTTGCGAAAAGATTACGAAATGCCGCTGGAGTATCACGGCATTCGCGGGCGCTAA
- a CDS encoding NADH-quinone oxidoreductase subunit D codes for MATAPTSGIVEIDVRTDEMLVNMGPQHPSTHGVLRLVLRTDGEVVSEATPHIGYLHRCAEKIGENLTPRQWIPYTDRMDYLAGMNMNLGWALTVEKLLNYDLPEKARHLRVIIAELNRIASHLVGMGTYGLDLGTFSPFLYAFREREKILDLLEDACGARLTYSYITVGGATADLPPGWVQKLSGFLDQFEPVILDYHALLTTNAIFIKRTAGIGLLTPEMAIDYGCSGPVLRGSGVDYDLRRDGDPRYTSLYADYAFEVIVEKNGSYPRDHDYPPVPSEAILGDCWHRFYVRMLEVIQAIALIRQGIEKYSQATGDWGTPIKLSTKLPKGEAYLETECPRGQMGFYIVSDGTGPIPLRARARSSCFSNLSVAPQLCRGCLIADVPAIVGSLDIVMGEIDR; via the coding sequence ATGGCGACGGCGCCTACATCGGGCATTGTAGAGATCGATGTCCGCACGGACGAAATGCTGGTCAACATGGGCCCGCAACATCCCAGCACGCACGGCGTGTTGCGGTTGGTGCTGCGCACCGACGGCGAAGTCGTTTCGGAAGCGACGCCACACATCGGCTATCTGCATCGCTGCGCCGAAAAGATCGGCGAGAACCTGACGCCGCGGCAATGGATTCCGTACACCGACCGGATGGATTATCTGGCCGGCATGAACATGAATCTCGGCTGGGCGCTGACCGTCGAAAAGCTGCTCAACTACGACCTGCCAGAAAAGGCGCGTCACCTGCGCGTGATCATCGCCGAGTTGAACCGGATCGCGAGCCACCTGGTCGGCATGGGAACGTACGGGCTCGATCTCGGCACGTTCAGCCCGTTCCTGTATGCGTTCCGCGAACGCGAGAAGATTCTCGATCTGCTGGAAGACGCGTGCGGCGCTCGCCTGACTTACAGCTACATCACGGTCGGCGGCGCGACGGCCGACTTGCCGCCGGGTTGGGTTCAGAAACTATCGGGGTTTCTTGATCAGTTTGAGCCGGTCATTCTCGACTATCACGCGCTGCTGACGACCAACGCGATCTTCATCAAGCGAACCGCGGGGATCGGCTTGCTGACGCCGGAGATGGCGATCGACTATGGCTGTTCGGGGCCTGTTTTGCGCGGATCGGGGGTCGATTATGACCTGCGTCGCGATGGCGATCCGCGCTACACGTCGCTCTACGCCGACTACGCCTTTGAGGTGATCGTCGAAAAGAACGGCAGCTATCCCCGCGATCATGATTACCCGCCGGTTCCGTCCGAAGCGATTCTCGGCGACTGTTGGCATCGGTTCTACGTCCGGATGCTGGAAGTGATCCAGGCGATCGCGCTGATCCGTCAGGGAATCGAAAAGTACAGCCAGGCGACCGGAGACTGGGGCACGCCGATCAAGTTGTCGACCAAGCTCCCGAAAGGGGAGGCCTACCTCGAAACGGAGTGCCCGCGTGGGCAGATGGGTTTTTACATCGTGAGCGACGGTACGGGACCGATTCCGTTGCGAGCGCGGGCACGTAGCAGCTGCTTTAGCAATCTGTCGGTCGCCCCGCAACTTTGCCGCGGTTGTTTGATCGCTGACGTGCCG